The following DNA comes from Xiphophorus hellerii strain 12219 chromosome 5, Xiphophorus_hellerii-4.1, whole genome shotgun sequence.
GATGAGCGTGTTGGAGCGGCTGACTCAGACTCACCAGGTCTGGCTGCTGCTGGCGGTCAGCGAAGACGAGGCCTCCGACATTCTGCTCAAACAGCCGCCAGGGGTGAGAGGTCAACATCAGACATGACTCTTTCACTGTTATCAAGGAGGATTTTATGGCTTACAGTGTTTTCTTTCACGGAGCAGGTGTTTCTGGTCAGGAAGGTTCTGCAGAGGAAGGTTCTGTCCGTGCGTCTGGATAAGGATCAGTCAGAAAATCCCATCAGCCACTTCAATGTCAGAGAGAGTCAGTACTGTAAGTCACTTCTCTTTGCTCcattaagaaagaaactgagatctgcaaacagaaaaatgtttcattgtttttattcttcaccTCAGTCCTCAGTTCATAGTGAGTCAGTCGCTCATGCCACTTCCTGTCCGCCTCTGCATTAGAGTTCAGAAATAATCAcacaaaagagagaaatgaaagTGAGTTCACAGGCTGTTTGGTCAACACGTCTTGAGTTAAAACCATAACACGTTATTCAGAGCTTTCTTAATAAAATTGTCTAAATAAAAGCGTGAAAAGTTTCATATCAGCTCAAATGCACCTGActcattttgtttctgatttgaattgtttttacagtaaaatctgAGTCAGGTTTTGCATTTTATCTGAAACTCATGTTATTAAATAAAGTAACTCTTCAGTGTTTCCAGCTAGTGACAACATAGCAGAGAGCAGGGAGGAGGAGACTTTGACCTTCACGTTGAGGTCAGCAGATCCTCACTCAGCCTCTGCTGTCATCAACTCCACATTTACACGTTGTattcaaaaaatacaattaagagctttaaaaaaatcgTCAGCTTTGGCTTTTCCTTggagttttccacattttgcttcAGGAAAACTACactgaagaatattttttattttattttattttatgtgacaaaacaatgaagaaaaacaaaaggaagaaaaacaatgggAGGTTTAGAAATTTAACAAAGAAATCTgcaaagtgtggcatgcatttgtattcagcccaaAGTCAGTTAGCTCAAACTGGGTGTTTCATGAGCTGTGATcattttcaaagtcaaaattcaaaaatactttattaatctcaaagggaaattaaatgttgttgtaactcttTGAAGAGTTTTTGAAGATGGTGACTCATCAATATTCTGACGTATTTCTGTTGCAAAGGCCCGACGTCTAAGAATAGCTTACAATATTCAACAGGGTTGAGGTCGTGCTATTCAGGAAGCTTGGTGTGAGCCTTCCAGAAGCGCTCTGCTGAGTGTTTGGGACACTAATCTCACTGAAACACTCAGCTGTGTCCAGGTTTCAACCATCTGACCCAAACCCGCTCAGATAAATCAACAGACTGTGtctctcaaaatgttttgttgtccTCATtactgtcttcagtcagaggctccTTCAGAACCACTGTAAAACAGACTGCTacatgatattctaatttaactTCTCTCCCAGTGTGGTAGAGTTATCGGCTTTTGGTTTTAGGCTCCATAAACATTTGGTTCTGATCAGATTTCTGTCATCAAGGTAATTCTGGGCATTTTTCTTCAACTCGTCTGCGTTTTGTTTGCTTGCAGCCTTTTCCATGGAAGGATCTGGGATCAGTTTTGCAGATCTCTTCCACCTAGTGGCCTTCTACTGTGTCAGCAGGTAAACAACTATTTTCACTGGCTTCACTGAAGTTGAGACATTTTATAAGAGGACGGAAAAGTTatgagtaaaaataatgtttgcaaAGTCAGCAGTTTCTTTAACGCTCATAAgaataagagaaaaacaaaacaggcattaaaagatgcaacaGGAAAAATGGTAAACATGCACCttgtttataataaaataaaatctagtgaaTATCATAAACGCTCAGAGCAATGGTGAATTGTTTGGAAAAAGTCCCAACATATTTAGAGTTTCACATCTGTCTGCGTAATGGAAACAAAGAGTCGGTAAAGTTCAGGAGTGTTTTCACTTCTCAGTGTGTGGGTCGATTCTCTGGGTGTTTTTACCAACAAACTGGTGGGAtcaacactttttttatttaaccggATGTCCGTGTCATTTAAGGTCTGTGGGCTGTAATTAGGTCAAAAACATGCTGTATTTcctgttctgtttgtgtttctttcacaGCATATTTACTAATTTTGAATtattaatgaatttatttttattcaaagagACATCCTGCCATTCACGCTCAAACTTCCTGAGGCCATTTCATCTGCAAAGACGcagaaggagctggaggaggtggCTCAGCTCGGTGCAGGTAATCCCATCTGCAACCAGCTAACGCCCAACACGCTGCGGTGGTTTCCTGCCCAGATGGACGTCGGACTCACACCGCACATAAACCtgctaaaaaacacaaaaacaacaaacaaaacaaaaacactcattTAGCTTCAGTTTGATTCTGATTTAAAGACACGATATGATCCAGAATGAGGGGAAAATCCCATCATATCTTCATCAGGTCTTTTCAGGCAGGTGTGTGgttattatttgttttctaaaagcagaaaagaaatgacaaaattcAGAATTTCAGTTTATAAGTCATAAAATTAGACACTTTCCATTTATCAGCAGAAACAGCCTGTCTACCAGAGCAAACAGCTTATTTAAGTTGATCTTCCAGGTTACTAATCTTTGACGTAAGTCTTTGTCTCGTTCCCCGGTtggtccacttcctgcttccctCTTGTTGTAAACAAATGGAAGCCATATAAGTTTGTCTGTTGTAGTAAATTATTGTATGGACTATCAGTATCCAAATGTGAATGAAATCACAGATCAGTTTAATAACATACTTTGAAAACTTTAGTATCAAAcagttttcacttttgttttggttctgattctgggtcAGATTCCCACAGGATGATAACATGAGTAAAATTACCCAGAGTTACAAACTAGTCTAACATATTAACTCACCTTGTCTTAGGTAAAAGTACAGAACATacacaaatgtaattttctagtttttatgTATGCAGGCTGTACATTGTTTTATAGCTCTTTGCCATTCTGGTATTTATGAAATAACACAATCTTGTTTTTAGTGGTTTATTGATGATCTTCTCTGGTAGCCTGAAGTTCAGAGCTTTACGGTAACGCCAGCTGtagttttaaaatcaaagaATGAAAGATGGCACTTCTGTAGCTCCTCATCATATCTGATATCTTCATCCAGCAGAGCAGCAAGTCTTCATCAGTAAATTTCTCTGTCATTCTGCTAAAAGGCCCTTTTATACAATAAAGGAACAATATGACATATGGTACATTAGTAATGATCACCACAtcagtatttatatttatttgaactAAAAATAGATGccatttaagtttttaataaatgtttctcaaaGCATTTGTGACTTTGCTGCATCTGCTGAGTCATTTCAGCTCAGCTTGCTGGACGAACGCCTCACATTACGCCTCCGTGTTGTAGGAAGGGATGTGATGAGTGGAAAGCTACAACATGTTGTTTAGACACACAAATAGCATCACAACAGGCATGACGACCCGACATGAGGAACTGCTTGACTGCATTGCTCTGGGTGCATGTGGGTGTGAGCGTGCACAGTCTGCATTTTTACTTGCTTCAGCACTGGAAGTCCTCTGTTTACAGACCAGAGGAGGCTCAGTTGAACTCTGCTGAGTTCTCACTGATCACTTTGCACATTATTTACCGCTGTCCGGGTCACGGTGAGTTCTGTTCTAGTGGCTTTGGGTCTGCTGGGAATACTCCTTTCATAGTTTGAATGATTTGTACACTGTAAACAAAGAAATCTTGTGAGTTTttgattttgaacctaaatgtgtgagtttgagAAAGATTAATGTACAGCAGTAAGTTgagttaactttttattaatcgtATCTCCAAACGAGGATTTTTAAGTTAGAACTGTAAAGTGACTGAGAAGAAAGAGGcgggagtgggaactatttgcACCATGAGTGAGATGGAAGTTGGAACTTTGacttgtctttgtgttttaaggcaaatattcattttaaagcaaCTGTCAGTTTGCAATAGTTGAGTACAATATCTTATCAAATTGCTTAAACtctgttaaaataaatgcttttgagcagaattcattgtgatgttaAATGAAATGCATCATCAGATATTTTGTTCATGCCTGTTGCCATGATGGTTGCCTTTGTTTAGAagttttaaaggcttttatgtgacaaaatgtccTGCAGAGCTTCTGTATTTCTCTCTGGATGTAATCTCCAGAACCACAGGTCTAACGTTTTAGCCTCTTCATTCAGTCAGTCTCACGCTGCGTTTCTCCTGGCATCCCTAATAGAAATAGCATGTAGATGCTTTACTGTTGGATCTAAACAGGACTTGTCTAAGAGTTCACGTTTTCTTCTCTGGATTAATGATCTTCCAGATTTCAAGTCTGAAAGTCTTGACCTGCAGCAGATGTTGGTTAAGCTCTGCGCTGGAGGCTTCGTGCTTCTCCAGTAGATCCTGCTGCTTGCTGTTCTTGGTGACCTAGAAAACCGGTCATTCAGGTACAATATTTTTAGCAGCAGTCAAAATGGCGTCAAAGGCAGAAACTTTGACGCCCTTTTCACACAGAACGATGACAGCAGCTCGCTTTTCTGACATGGGAAGTGTTTTCTGGAACTGCGCCGCTCCTGGTGGCAGCATGCGGGAGCAGCTCTGTTACCTGAACTCTCATTTCTTCTTTATCTAAACTTTCGTTCATCACATTTCTGGTTGAGGCGTCGAATGTTTGGACAGTTTTTTTCTGGTCCTGGATGCTGTGTAGATGGAAagatttttggttttacattttttactttcagacagTTGATGCGTAAccatggaaacatttattttttatcactgCTCTAAGTGAGAAACAATAGTGCACCGATTCATACTGGCTCACTTAAATCTCTGGTTTTTACATCTGTTAGCAGCTAATTAGCATCTAAAACATTGAAACTATccttgaactttgaccccaaatcccagGGGGTTTGAAAAAGAGGCTTCCTGGATGAAGAGCAGGAACAAAGAGTAGAGAGTTCAAGCCATCCCTTCCATCCATCGTAACTGATcttatcccctactccaacatctttcTAACCATAGAGTCAAACAGAGACTTAAACAGGAgaggcaaaagcaaatgaggtggattagcagagctcgTTTAGTCAGATCCTGACACGTGACAAAAATGATTCTCAGACATTGGAGAAGACAAATACGAGTCTTATTAGACCATGAACTCATcaggaaaacagcagagaaatgttcatttccatttgatttatttgagttGTAATCctccatttttgaaaaatacctGCAGTTGAAACATTTggtttaaacataaattgtcTTTTTAATCTATGCgatgcaaaaaaaatctaatattgtTGAGtggaaactttattttgaaagaaaagtgTAACAACCCGAAGTTggcaaaacacaacatttatatCTCTGCTGGTCCTTTTAgagcaacaaaaacatatttcatgtttcttgATTTATTTCCAGACGGAACAAAAGTTGAATCTAACTGTGCatataaagttttttgttttaacattttcttctgttttcaagAATCACATTTCTCCGTTAGAAGACGGTGAGGGCTGATCTCATCTCCGACTAAAGAATCGACTGTCGGGTTATTTTTTCACTTAGACTCTAAGTGAAAAAATAACCCGACTGTCTTAGAGAAAAGTGGATTCTTGTGTGCGGTGTTTAGTTTGTCTCTCACGGTCAGCTGCTCACATCCACCCGTGAAAATACCGCAGGCTCATGTTTACACTGCGGGCAGGAAGGCATCATCAGACAGCTGGAGAAATGTGAGAGTGGATGGCTCCATTTTTAGACGGCAGCATTAGTCCCTGCTGCGTCCACGCCTCTCTCTGGTGTCATTACAGCCCTGGGAATTAGAAGCTTAAGCCTAAATACAGAATAACTGCCCTTTTCAAACAGATTACTCCAGCATGTGTTCATACAGAGGGCAATGAAGCCATAAACTCAGTGAAACACCCAGAAAGGGATCCTGAAAGTTGAGTGACGCGGATCAGGAAGCGGGAGTGGTGGAACTGGAACTGCTCTTTTATTGGCCTCCCTCTCTGTTATTAGCGGGTAACTCCCTCTTTACTGGATCTGTGTCGGCATTCAGTCAATCAGAGCCAGCACTCTCACCGGGTTTCTGCTccaggcagaggaaaggctccGAAGCAGAAACACACGGCAGACTCAACAGCTGGAGGAAactaatgagtttttttttttaaagttgtagaAAATCCAGCAGAGGTTTTTGTTCTTTAGGAATTTCTGATTGAGgtaccagttttttttctctgtttgttttccctGCAGTGATTCATCTGGTTTTCCTTCATGCTTcgtgtctctgtgttttccaggtttCTGGGACTCTGCGCTGTGCAGCCAGCGGCGCTGCTCGACCCCCCCTTGCCACCGCCTGAGCCGTACCCTCAGCCCCCAGCGCACCAAACGGACCGCTGAGGTGGAGGAGTCGCACCAGAGCGCACCTCCCACCTTACAGCCGCACACAGCCCCCCCCGCCGGCTTCCAGGACACCGCCCCCCCCACTGGACCGCTGTGCTTCGTGACGCCCCTGTTCCTCCAGACCCACAGCCGCGACCCCGACCCCCCAGAAAAAGTTGCCGACTCGCCTCCgctgagcagcagcaggtgcGCCAAGCCGGACCTGGATCGGACCAAGCCGAACGGTAAACAGCGCTCCCCGCCTCCTCGCCCCCCTCCCCCCCGCTCAGCACCGAGCCGGCGGCCCGCTCCGCCGCCGCCCGGACCTCCTCCGGCTGTTTCCAGAACCAAGAGCATGCCGGTCGCCGCCAAGGGGCAGCAGCCGTCCGGCAGGAGGCCCGCGCCGGCACCGCCAGCACTGGGCGGCAGAACCAGCAGCTCAACCAAAAGTACCTCCTCACCAAACCGACCGCCTCCTCGACCCAAAAAGCCCGATCTGGAGGCTCACCGCTGCCACATCGCTCTGGATGATGAAACCATCGCCAAGGCTCTGTCCCGCGCTAACCTCCCCACCTGCCagcccccacctgttgctgagGAGCCGTCACGGAGCCTGTCCGGTCCTGATGAGAGGGGCCGGCAGCGATTCAGCGACATGAGCATGTCGACGTCGTCCTCGGACTCCCTGGAGTACTCCCGGTCTCCCGGGTTCTCCCTGGGCCTGGCGCCCAGCCCGCCTCAGCACCCGGCGGAGGACACCAGCGAGGATGACGAGGACgcggaggaggaagaggaggaggactaCGGCGTCGGAATGGAAGGGGATCTGGAGTCGCGCCTCCGTCCGATCCTCAAAGCCCGCAGGCGACGTGTCGGCGTGAGCCTGGGCGGCAGCTCCTTCGTTCTGCCCCGCTCCCTGAAGGGACGCTTCAGCAAGGTGGGCGGGATGCTCAGCTCCCTGATCACGCCGGAGAAACGGGCCGTGAAGCGGATCGCCGAGCTGTCCCGCGACAAGAGCTCGTACTTCGGCTCGCTGGTTCAGGACTACATCAGCTTTGTTCAGGAGAACCGCAGCTGCCACACGTCGGGGATGGACTTCCTGCAGACCGTGAGGCAGTTCATGACCCAGATGAAGGCTTACCTGCGGCAGAGCTCTGAGCTCGACCCGCCCTTAGAGTCCCTCATACCTGAAGACCAGATTGGTGAGTCTACCATCTTCTGACTGCTTCTAGGAATGCGTGATATATCGGCACTTaatcggtatcggccgatattagtaaattttacaaatattttgtatCACTCTGATGATTAAAACTGGGCCGATACTAACTACAGATATTTATTCGGAGAGGGAGACGGTTGGTTGTTTGGTATTTGTTTCATGATGAGACAGAGTTCATAAAACAGCAGTGCAGCGGAAGCAGTGGTGAATCAGCAGTTCAATGTTAGTGAAATATGTATGATATATAGAATATCAGTAATCAGCCATAGTATCAATATTTACTCTGTTAGCTGAATTTGACTTTTCGTACTATCCTATCTGTGAAAACACCGTTTTTCTTGTTTCCATTCTTCCTCATGGGGAAGTAAAGCTGAGGGTAGCTTCTGGGGAGAAACTCGTCAGAATGACGTCACTCTTTAATAGCCAGAGCGATTTAAGCTTCCTATGCTGAGAATCAAAGATCTACTGTCAGTTTCCATCTTAGTCCTCAACACTCCTGGCTTTTGGTTACAGAAAGGCCAGCCTACAAGTTATTTCTGATCGGAGGTTGTTGGTGtaagtttattttcattttgaacagTTAACCTTTGATTTCCTTTATGTCACATAAGATCTGGTCTTGTAACCAATAGAAATTAGAAACCAAATATTTGGATTTCACTTCAAGGATAATTCATTGCCAGTTGATTTGGAtaccatccattcatccactTGGTCCTTCCTTGCTCACACTGCCCATCTCTGAAAATCCTAATAATCTGATAGTTGGTTTATAAAACTCTTCATCTCAGCCAGTTCCAGTTTCTCATCCGAAGTTCCAACCTTTGGACTGAGCAGACCAGAAAATGCAGGAGTGATTTCATagtgaaaatctaaaatatttgaaagaagaTGCAGAAACCAATCAATGAACACCATTAATTTTcatggtgctgattggctgtcgATATTAGCTTCCACAGTTGTGCTAAGACAGTTTCCACTGAACTAATTCATTCACAACAAAagaaactgtgtttgtgtctgcagcaACATGTTagatttgctttttatttttattttgctattttgacGTAATCAAATCTATAGAAAAAACTGCTCAATTTAGATCAATTTGCTACTAGGTCCTACTAGAGTAACAATATAAGTGGCTGATATTAGCTGGTTGCTTAGTCAGGCAATCTGCTCCAGTAGCTAGTCTGCAGTTTGCAGCTTTACAGAGATGCTGTTTGTAGTTTCAACACAGCATTAATTTGATAACTTGCCTGTTTTTGTGAGCAGAGAAAGTACTAAGCAgctgctgcacactgccagCCAGCAGCAGAAGCCCCACATCAAGgccagaaaacacaaacaaagagcAAGAAACGTTTTCTAACTCAAGGCACTGCTGGTTTCTTTTTCATCTGCTATTGTGGCTCAGTTCACATTCATTTTGCATGAATAATGCAAGCTGGTGTGGTTGCACACATCTCACATCCCTTGTTCATTGTAAACAATAACAGCCAGGCCTTGTTCTCAGACGGAGAAGTGATCCGTCCTTTCAGTGCTAGCAGGCCACAGATAGTAAAGCTTGTCACGCTGGCAGACGTTCCTCAAAGCCTGGAGTTGACTTTGAGGTTTCTGTTGACATCAGATGGAAACCCGTCAGCTCTTATTTGGTTCTTTTAGATAAGCCAGAATCTGCTGGTTGTTTTCATGCTTGTATTCCATGCAGCTGGCAGCAAAAAGCACCTTATCCCATTTTAGGGAAGTCTGAACAGCTTGCAGCTCTGATAAACACCACTTACAAACACTTCTGTGTGAATGGAGGAAATGAGCCCTTCTGGAGGGACGAGGGAAATCCAAggtttaaaaacactttaatcaGATCGGAACATTGTGTGCACTCTTCAAGCGTCCcgctttgtttttgttccattaGAAAAGAGCCAAGCCCTTCTCAGAAGAGACCTGCAGCGCTTGTAGAGACCTGAGGAGGATCGCGTGGAAGGGATTCAGTCGGGCTCCTCTGACTCACTGCTAGGAATTCATTAGAAACAAGTGATCCGTTCAGACTCGTTCTGGAGTTTATGGAGCTGTTGCAACAGACACATTTCCCTGCATCCATTGCATGGAAGTGGCATAAACTGTGCCTGGAGGCTGGGGATGAATACACAGCATTAATAGTTGCGTCAGTCGTTCTGCAGAACAACAAAACTCGGTTGTGTGGATGCAGCATATTTGAGGTAGGCAGGAATTAATGCAGCGCTGAATGTGTGTAGGTCTGACGTACAGATTGAGCCTTTGTGAGGTTTCATGTTTCTCAGATTGATGGTAAACAACTGGGTGGCTCAGACTAAATTCTCGACTCTTAACGAATCTCTAAAAGTTTATGGGGACAGTAAATATGGATTCTGTGGTCTGTTGTGTGCCAATGTCTCCAAAAGCAAACTGATAGACAGGACTGTCAGGTTGTGAGTCTCTTTCTCCACtccagaatattttttctgaaatatttagttgtttttttctattcataATGGCTGTAATTAAATAGAAATGGGCTACACTGTTATCCAGTAATGGTTACACTACCGCTAACGCCCTAACAGCgaggacagttttttttgt
Coding sequences within:
- the LOC116719619 gene encoding ras and Rab interactor 2 isoform X3 — encoded protein: MRNCLTALLWVHVGVSVHSLHFYLLQHWKSSVYRPEEAQLNSAEFSLITLHIIYRCPGHGFWDSALCSQRRCSTPPCHRLSRTLSPQRTKRTAEVEESHQSAPPTLQPHTAPPAGFQDTAPPTGPLCFVTPLFLQTHSRDPDPPEKVADSPPLSSSRCAKPDLDRTKPNGKQRSPPPRPPPPRSAPSRRPAPPPPGPPPAVSRTKSMPVAAKGQQPSGRRPAPAPPALGGRTSSSTKSTSSPNRPPPRPKKPDLEAHRCHIALDDETIAKALSRANLPTCQPPPVAEEPSRSLSGPDERGRQRFSDMSMSTSSSDSLEYSRSPGFSLGLAPSPPQHPAEDTSEDDEDAEEEEEEDYGVGMEGDLESRLRPILKARRRRVGVSLGGSSFVLPRSLKGRFSKVGGMLSSLITPEKRAVKRIAELSRDKSSYFGSLVQDYISFVQENRSCHTSGMDFLQTVRQFMTQMKAYLRQSSELDPPLESLIPEDQIDRVLEKAMHKCVLKPLKSVIEVILHDFQVNSGALQQLRENLALARTKKPHELGVDGAVPPDSVAIEKIRQKFLNMRKMYSPDQKVSLLLRVCKLIYTIMQDNSGRMYGADDFLPMLTYVVAQCDMPQLDTEVQYMMELLDPTLLQGEGGYYLTSSYGAMALIKNFQEEQAAQVLSSEARNTLHQWHRRRTSQHSAPSVDDFQNFLRVALQEVGSGCTAKTLQVQPYTTAEEVCSLCAYKFKIPDPENYALFLITEETRQQLAADTHPQQIKAELHSRPLAHVFHFVYRRVDNLNLCVPTHINNGNCLQMK
- the LOC116719619 gene encoding ras and Rab interactor 2 isoform X1, with protein sequence MDSDSPPGSPSCGLTNRSSSFFKLIDTFALEIGELKKEMVQTAPALDKEPLEIQGLQGGAFLQPPRCRRSVGEWDSGYDSLRRRMSVLERLTQTHQVWLLLAVSEDEASDILLKQPPGVFLVRKVLQRKVLSVRLDKDQSENPISHFNVRESQYSFSMEGSGISFADLFHLVAFYCVSRDILPFTLKLPEAISSAKTQKELEEVAQLGAGFWDSALCSQRRCSTPPCHRLSRTLSPQRTKRTAEVEESHQSAPPTLQPHTAPPAGFQDTAPPTGPLCFVTPLFLQTHSRDPDPPEKVADSPPLSSSRCAKPDLDRTKPNGKQRSPPPRPPPPRSAPSRRPAPPPPGPPPAVSRTKSMPVAAKGQQPSGRRPAPAPPALGGRTSSSTKSTSSPNRPPPRPKKPDLEAHRCHIALDDETIAKALSRANLPTCQPPPVAEEPSRSLSGPDERGRQRFSDMSMSTSSSDSLEYSRSPGFSLGLAPSPPQHPAEDTSEDDEDAEEEEEEDYGVGMEGDLESRLRPILKARRRRVGVSLGGSSFVLPRSLKGRFSKVGGMLSSLITPEKRAVKRIAELSRDKSSYFGSLVQDYISFVQENRSCHTSGMDFLQTVRQFMTQMKAYLRQSSELDPPLESLIPEDQIDRVLEKAMHKCVLKPLKSVIEVILHDFQVNSGALQQLRENLALARTKKPHELGVDGAVPPDSVAIEKIRQKFLNMRKMYSPDQKVSLLLRVCKLIYTIMQDNSGRMYGADDFLPMLTYVVAQCDMPQLDTEVQYMMELLDPTLLQGEGGYYLTSSYGAMALIKNFQEEQAAQVLSSEARNTLHQWHRRRTSQHSAPSVDDFQNFLRVALQEVGSGCTAKTLQVQPYTTAEEVCSLCAYKFKIPDPENYALFLITEETRQQLAADTHPQQIKAELHSRPLAHVFHFVYRRVDNLNLCVPTHINNGNCLQMK
- the LOC116719619 gene encoding ras and Rab interactor 2 isoform X2, whose product is MDSDSPPGSPSCGLTNRSSSFFKLIDTFALEIGELKKEMVQTAPALDKEPLEIQGLQGGAFLQPPRCRRSVGEWDSGYDSLRRRMSVLERLTQTHQVWLLLAVSEDEASDILLKQPPGVFLVRKVLQRKVLSVRLDKDQSENPISHFNVRESQYSFSMEGSGISFADLFHLVAFYCVSRDILPFTLKLPEAISSAKTQKELEEVAQLGAGFWDSALCSQRRCSTPPCHRLSRTLSPQRTKRTAEVEESHQSAPPTLQPHTAPPAGFQDTAPPTGPLCFVTPLFLQTHSRDPDPPEKVADSPPLSSSRCAKPDLDRTKPNGKQRSPPPRPPPPRSAPSRRPAPPPPGPPPAVSRTKSMPVAAKGQQPSGRRPAPAPPALGGRTSSSTKSTSSPNRPPPRPKKPDLEAHRCHIALDDETIAKALSRANLPTCQPPPVAEEPSRSLSGPDERGRQRFSDMSMSTSSSDSLEYSRSPGFSLGLAPSPPQHPAEDTSEDDEDAEEEEEEDYGVGMEGDLESRLRPILKARRRRVGVSLGGSSFVLPRSLKGRFSKVGGMLSSLITPEKRAVKRIAELSRDKSSYFGSLVQDYISFVQENRSCHTSGMDFLQTVRQFMTQMKAYLRQSSELDPPLESLIPEDQIDRVLEKAMHKCVLKPLKSVIEVILHDFQVNSGALQQLRENLALARTKKPHELGVDGAVPPDSVAIEKIRQKFLNMRKMYSPDQKVSLLLRVCKLIYTIMQDNSGRMYGADDFLPMLTYVVAQCDMPQLDTEVQYMMELLDPTLLQGEGGYYLTSSYGAMALIKNFQEEQAAQVLSSEARNTLHQWHRRRTSQHSAPSVDDFQVPRLT